A part of Eubacterium sp. AB3007 genomic DNA contains:
- a CDS encoding PadR family transcriptional regulator, whose protein sequence is MAREKFKTLTEQMYYILLCLRKERHGTDIMAAVSELTEDRVHIGPGTLYHLLEQFQAAEMIRETKVEGRKRSYLLTEIGKDALRRENQRLRIQLSDYEREFGKE, encoded by the coding sequence ATGGCAAGAGAGAAATTCAAGACCCTGACAGAGCAGATGTACTACATACTGCTTTGTCTGAGAAAAGAACGGCACGGCACAGATATCATGGCCGCAGTGTCAGAACTAACAGAAGACCGAGTGCACATCGGTCCGGGAACACTCTACCATCTTTTGGAGCAGTTTCAGGCGGCGGAGATGATCCGAGAAACCAAAGTAGAGGGGAGAAAACGCAGTTACCTTCTCACAGAGATCGGAAAGGATGCCCTCCGCCGGGAAAACCAGCGCCTGCGAATACAACTCTCCGATTATGAGAGAGAATTTGGAAAGGAATAG